The following proteins are encoded in a genomic region of Iodidimonas sp. SYSU 1G8:
- the guaB gene encoding IMP dehydrogenase, translating into MHIREALTFDDVLLVPRESSVMPGQVDTRTRLTSTIELGIPLLSAAMDTVTESRLAIAMAQTGGMGILHRNMTAAQQAEEVRQVKKFESGMVVNPVTIEPHQPLSHALELMTRHRISGIPVVEKGGKLVGILTNRDVRFATNTAQPVSDLMTQSVITVKDNVGTEEAQRLLHQHRIEKLLVVDDAYRCIGLITVKDIEKAQLHPNASKDAKGRLRVGAAVTVGNEGLDRAAALIDAEVDVIVVDTAHGHSSRVIDTVARLKKSGQVEVIAGNIATADAARALMDAGADALKVGIGPGSICTTRIVAGIGVPQLTAIMDVMSVAGKGNIPVIADGGIKTSGDVAKAIAAGANCVMVGSLLAGTEEAPGEVFLYQGRSYKAYRGMGSVGAMARGSADRYFQEEVKDTMKLVPEGVEGQVPFKGPAGNVVHQLVGGLRAAMGYTGAATVPDLQERAEFVRITNAGLRESHVHDVVITRESPNYPGS; encoded by the coding sequence ATGCACATTCGCGAGGCACTCACTTTCGACGACGTCCTACTCGTGCCCCGTGAATCGAGCGTCATGCCCGGCCAGGTCGACACGAGGACGCGTCTTACAAGCACGATCGAACTCGGCATCCCGCTGTTGTCCGCCGCCATGGACACGGTCACGGAAAGCCGGCTCGCCATCGCCATGGCCCAGACCGGCGGCATGGGCATCCTTCACCGCAACATGACCGCGGCCCAGCAGGCCGAGGAAGTGCGCCAGGTGAAGAAGTTCGAATCCGGCATGGTCGTCAATCCGGTGACCATCGAGCCGCATCAGCCGCTTTCCCACGCGCTGGAGCTGATGACCCGGCACCGCATCTCGGGCATTCCGGTGGTCGAGAAGGGCGGTAAGCTGGTCGGTATACTGACCAACCGCGACGTGCGCTTCGCCACCAACACCGCCCAGCCGGTCAGCGACCTGATGACCCAGAGCGTCATCACCGTGAAGGACAATGTGGGCACGGAAGAAGCCCAGCGCCTGCTGCACCAGCACCGCATCGAAAAGCTGCTGGTGGTGGACGATGCCTATCGCTGCATCGGCCTGATCACCGTGAAGGATATCGAAAAGGCCCAGCTTCACCCGAACGCCTCCAAGGACGCGAAGGGCCGCCTGCGGGTCGGTGCCGCCGTCACCGTGGGCAATGAGGGCCTGGACCGGGCCGCCGCGCTGATCGACGCGGAAGTGGACGTGATCGTCGTCGATACGGCGCATGGCCATTCCAGCCGCGTCATCGACACCGTCGCGCGCCTGAAGAAATCGGGCCAGGTGGAAGTGATCGCCGGCAACATCGCCACCGCCGACGCGGCGCGGGCGCTGATGGACGCCGGCGCCGACGCGCTGAAGGTCGGCATCGGCCCGGGCTCGATCTGCACCACCCGTATCGTCGCCGGCATCGGCGTGCCGCAGCTGACCGCGATCATGGACGTCATGAGCGTCGCCGGCAAAGGCAACATCCCGGTGATCGCCGATGGCGGCATCAAGACCTCGGGCGACGTGGCGAAGGCCATCGCCGCCGGCGCCAACTGCGTCATGGTCGGCTCGCTGCTGGCCGGCACGGAAGAAGCGCCGGGCGAGGTGTTCCTCTATCAGGGCCGCTCCTACAAGGCCTATCGCGGCATGGGCTCGGTGGGCGCCATGGCGCGCGGCTCGGCCGACCGCTACTTCCAGGAAGAAGTGAAGGACACCATGAAGCTCGTGCCGGAAGGCGTTGAGGGCCAAGTGCCTTTCAAGGGTCCGGCCGGCAATGTGGTGCACCAGCTGGTCGGCGGCCTGCGGGCCGCCATGGGCTATACCGGCGCGGCGACCGTGCCCGATCTGCAGGAGCGGGCCGAGTTCGTGCGCATCACCAACGCGGGCCTGCGCGAGAGTCATGTCCATGACGTGGTGATCACCCGCGAATCTCCCAACTATCCGGGTTCCTGA
- a CDS encoding RsmB/NOP family class I SAM-dependent RNA methyltransferase yields MRAGARIQAAIDLVAAVDTSTRGGGAAADDILRAYFRQRRYAGSKDRREVGTLLYAVLRRRGELAWRLGEAASPRLMVLLERCLSGAAPAALDAEFEGDTHAPEPLSESETLLIDKALSADAEAAPAWARHNFPAWMEASLRRRFGARMDEEMDGMTGRASVDLRVNTLRGKVADARAALPQAVPTPWISTGLRLEQDGDISSDPLYLGGYVEVQDEGSQIAAHLCGARRSMQVIDFCAGAGGKTLALAAAMGNTGQIYAHDSDARRLERLRPRAKRADARTIQYVDRADRLPAAADRVILDVPCSGTGTWRRNPEARWRLTPERLDEVTALQDSLLDAGAALVGKGGQLVYITCSLLPEEGEDRIAAFLARAPGFSALPYTVNWTDEGPVPYTLSHIPEYLVLSPASHQTDGFFVAVLERKE; encoded by the coding sequence ATGCGAGCGGGCGCACGCATCCAGGCCGCGATCGACCTGGTTGCGGCGGTCGACACCTCCACACGCGGCGGCGGCGCGGCGGCCGACGACATCCTGCGCGCCTATTTCCGCCAACGCCGCTATGCCGGCTCGAAGGACCGGCGCGAGGTCGGGACACTGCTCTATGCCGTGCTGCGCCGGCGGGGCGAGCTGGCGTGGCGGCTGGGCGAGGCGGCGTCGCCGCGTCTCATGGTGCTGCTCGAGCGTTGCCTGAGCGGCGCGGCGCCGGCGGCGCTCGATGCCGAGTTCGAGGGCGACACGCACGCGCCCGAGCCGCTGAGCGAATCGGAAACTCTCCTTATCGACAAGGCCTTGTCGGCTGATGCTGAGGCGGCGCCGGCCTGGGCGCGGCACAATTTCCCCGCCTGGATGGAGGCCTCGCTGCGGCGCCGTTTCGGCGCGCGCATGGACGAGGAGATGGACGGGATGACCGGCCGCGCTTCGGTCGATCTGCGCGTCAACACGCTGCGGGGCAAGGTCGCCGATGCCCGCGCCGCGCTGCCGCAGGCCGTGCCGACGCCGTGGATCTCCACCGGCCTTCGGCTGGAGCAGGATGGAGATATCTCCAGCGATCCTCTGTATTTGGGCGGCTATGTGGAAGTGCAGGATGAAGGCTCGCAGATCGCGGCGCATCTGTGCGGCGCGCGCCGGAGCATGCAGGTGATCGACTTCTGCGCCGGCGCCGGCGGCAAGACGCTGGCGCTGGCCGCCGCCATGGGCAACACGGGCCAGATCTATGCCCATGACAGCGACGCGCGCCGGCTGGAGCGGCTGCGGCCCCGCGCCAAGCGGGCCGATGCGCGCACCATCCAGTATGTGGACCGGGCCGACCGGCTGCCCGCCGCCGCCGACCGCGTGATCCTCGACGTGCCGTGCAGCGGCACCGGCACGTGGCGGCGCAATCCGGAGGCGCGCTGGCGCCTGACGCCGGAGCGGCTGGACGAGGTGACCGCGCTGCAGGACTCGCTGCTCGATGCGGGCGCGGCGCTGGTGGGTAAGGGCGGCCAGTTGGTCTACATCACCTGTTCGCTGCTGCCCGAGGAAGGCGAGGACCGGATCGCCGCGTTCCTGGCCCGCGCGCCCGGGTTTTCCGCCTTGCCCTACACGGTCAACTGGACGGACGAAGGGCCAGTGCCGTATACGCTTTCGCACATTCCGGAATATCTGGTTCTCAGCCCCGCAAGCCATCAAACGGACGGGTTTTTCGTCGCCGTCCTGGAACGCAAGGAATAG
- the guaA gene encoding glutamine-hydrolyzing GMP synthase — MTEHVLIVDFGSQVTQLIARRVREVGVYCEVVPFNKVDGMIDAFDPKGIILSGGPASVIEADTPRIPQSVLQRGVPIMGICYGEQALCAQLGGSVEKADHREFGRAFLDIKENCALFDGVWAPGERHQVWMSHGDRVDSIPEGFRIVAVSDGAPFAAIADEARRIYAVQFHPEVIHTPDGGKLLKNFVLNIAGCVASWSMAAFRETKIAEVRAQVGDGKVICGLSGGVDSSVLAVLLHEALGDQLTCVFVDHGLLRADEAEQVVSLFRGHYNIPLVHVDAGPLFLGKLEGVSDPEQKRKIIGATFIDVFEAEAKKVGGARFLAQGTLYPDVIESVSYSGGPSVTIKSHHNVGGLPARMNMALVEPLRELFKDEVRVLGRELGLPETLVDRHPFPGPGLAIRIPGAIEEDKIRILQKADKIYLEEIRRAGLYDAIWQAFAVLLPVRTVGVMGDERTYDYVCALRAVTSVDGMTADYYPFDHEFLGRVSSRIINEVRGINRVVYDVTSKPPGTIEWE, encoded by the coding sequence ATGACAGAACATGTCCTGATCGTCGATTTCGGGTCGCAGGTGACGCAGCTGATCGCCCGGCGCGTGCGCGAGGTGGGCGTGTATTGCGAGGTGGTGCCGTTCAACAAGGTCGATGGCATGATCGACGCCTTCGATCCCAAGGGCATCATCCTGTCCGGCGGCCCGGCCAGCGTCATCGAGGCCGACACGCCGCGCATTCCCCAGTCGGTGCTGCAGCGGGGCGTGCCGATCATGGGCATCTGCTATGGCGAGCAGGCGCTGTGCGCGCAGCTCGGCGGGTCGGTGGAGAAGGCCGATCACCGGGAGTTCGGCCGCGCCTTCCTCGACATCAAGGAAAACTGCGCCCTGTTCGACGGCGTCTGGGCGCCGGGCGAGCGGCACCAGGTGTGGATGAGCCATGGCGACCGGGTGGATTCCATCCCCGAGGGCTTTCGCATCGTCGCCGTCAGCGATGGCGCGCCCTTCGCCGCCATCGCCGACGAGGCGCGCCGCATCTATGCCGTGCAGTTCCACCCGGAAGTGATCCACACGCCCGATGGCGGCAAGCTGCTGAAGAACTTCGTGCTGAACATCGCCGGCTGCGTCGCCAGTTGGTCCATGGCCGCGTTCCGCGAGACCAAGATCGCCGAAGTGCGCGCCCAGGTCGGCGACGGCAAGGTGATCTGCGGCCTGTCGGGCGGCGTGGACAGCTCGGTGCTGGCCGTGCTGCTGCACGAGGCGCTTGGCGACCAGCTGACCTGCGTGTTCGTCGATCACGGCCTGCTGCGCGCCGACGAGGCCGAACAGGTGGTCAGCCTGTTCCGTGGCCATTACAACATCCCGCTGGTGCATGTGGATGCGGGGCCGCTGTTCCTCGGCAAGCTGGAGGGCGTGTCCGACCCGGAACAGAAGCGCAAGATCATCGGCGCCACCTTCATCGACGTGTTCGAGGCCGAGGCCAAGAAGGTGGGCGGCGCCCGCTTCCTCGCCCAGGGCACGCTCTATCCCGATGTGATCGAAAGCGTCTCCTACAGCGGCGGCCCGAGCGTGACCATCAAGTCGCACCACAATGTCGGCGGCCTGCCGGCGCGCATGAACATGGCACTGGTCGAGCCGCTGCGCGAGCTGTTCAAGGACGAGGTGCGGGTGCTGGGCCGCGAACTGGGCCTGCCCGAGACGCTGGTGGACCGCCACCCGTTCCCCGGCCCGGGCCTCGCCATCCGCATTCCTGGCGCCATCGAGGAAGACAAGATCCGCATCCTGCAGAAGGCCGACAAGATCTATCTGGAGGAAATCCGCCGCGCCGGCCTCTACGACGCCATCTGGCAGGCCTTCGCCGTGCTGCTGCCGGTGCGCACCGTGGGCGTGATGGGCGACGAGCGGACCTATGACTATGTGTGCGCGCTGCGCGCGGTGACCTCGGTGGACGGCATGACGGCGGACTACTATCCGTTCGACCACGAGTTCCTGGGCCGGGTGTCGAGCCGCATCATCAACGAGGTGCGGGGGATTAACCGGGTCGTCTACGACGTGACGTCGAAGCCGCCGGGGACGATCGAGTGGGAGTGA
- a CDS encoding LysR family transcriptional regulator, which produces MSRHGLIDLDAVLAIARRGSFRAAALELGLSTTALSNVIGKLEQQLGVRLFNRTTRSVSLTDAGRDFVARIGPALHDIHEAMNAARSQQETPSGTLRINAFPTAAREIISPLVLRFLRLYPRVHVDLVTEGRLVDIVADGFDFGVRSADLVPSDMIALPLGPPRRNAVVAAPAYFQAHERPRVPPDLLGHACIRIRLPNGALYRWQFEKDGQPVQVDVTGRITLDEASLARIAVLDGMGIGFFMESDVREDIAAGRLERVLTDWTPPLAPLSLYYPGRRHPSAAFKTFIALAREMAKEGS; this is translated from the coding sequence ATGTCCAGGCACGGCCTGATCGATCTCGATGCGGTGCTCGCCATCGCGCGGCGCGGTTCCTTCCGCGCCGCGGCGCTCGAGCTGGGGCTGTCGACGACCGCGCTCAGCAATGTGATCGGCAAGCTGGAGCAGCAGCTGGGCGTGCGCCTGTTCAACCGCACCACCCGCAGCGTATCGCTGACCGACGCCGGGCGGGACTTCGTCGCCCGGATCGGCCCGGCCCTGCACGACATCCACGAGGCGATGAACGCCGCCCGCTCGCAGCAGGAAACGCCGTCCGGCACGCTGCGCATCAATGCGTTCCCCACCGCCGCGCGCGAGATCATCTCGCCCCTCGTGCTGCGTTTCCTGCGGCTCTACCCGAGGGTTCACGTCGATCTGGTCACCGAGGGGCGGCTGGTCGACATCGTCGCCGATGGCTTCGATTTCGGCGTCCGGAGCGCGGACCTGGTACCCAGCGACATGATCGCCCTGCCCCTGGGTCCGCCCCGGCGCAACGCCGTGGTCGCCGCGCCCGCCTACTTCCAGGCGCACGAGCGGCCGCGCGTGCCGCCGGACCTGCTCGGCCATGCCTGCATCCGCATCCGGCTCCCGAACGGGGCGCTCTATCGCTGGCAGTTCGAAAAGGACGGCCAGCCGGTGCAGGTCGACGTCACCGGCCGCATCACCCTGGACGAAGCCAGCCTCGCCCGCATCGCCGTGCTGGACGGCATGGGCATCGGCTTCTTCATGGAATCGGACGTGCGCGAGGACATCGCGGCCGGACGTCTGGAGCGCGTCCTCACCGACTGGACACCGCCGCTCGCGCCCCTGAGCCTCTACTACCCCGGCCGCCGCCACCCCTCCGCCGCCTTCAAGACCTTCATCGCCCTGGCCCGGGAGATGGCGAAGGAAGGAAGCTGA
- a CDS encoding nuclear transport factor 2 family protein: protein MAITLPAVISDYFAADKGRNPQSVAACFTDAAVVTDEGNTYSGREAIRQWMADSSTQYTYTVEPFALAEEGERVVVTSHLEGNFPGSPVDLRYFFVLEGGRIAALEIIP from the coding sequence ATGGCGATCACTCTACCGGCGGTAATTTCGGACTACTTCGCGGCCGACAAGGGCAGGAACCCGCAATCGGTCGCCGCATGCTTCACCGACGCGGCTGTCGTGACGGACGAGGGGAATACCTACAGCGGGCGCGAGGCGATCCGGCAGTGGATGGCCGACTCCTCGACGCAATACACCTACACGGTCGAGCCGTTCGCGCTCGCCGAAGAGGGCGAACGGGTGGTCGTCACCAGCCATCTGGAGGGGAACTTCCCGGGCAGTCCGGTGGATCTGCGGTATTTCTTCGTCCTGGAGGGCGGCCGGATCGCGGCGCTGGAGATCATCCCGTGA
- a CDS encoding SDR family oxidoreductase, giving the protein MRPFLTLEGKRALVTSGTRGAGAATVALFRELGAQVLTTARTRPDTIPASDFVRADLTRAEDCEALVAAVAERLGGVDIIVHMLGGSSAPAGGFAALGDDEWRRELDLNLMPAVRLDRGLVPGMVARGQGAVIHVTSIQRVLPLPEATTAYAAAKAALSTYSKSLSKEVSPHGVRVVRVSPGWIDTEASKDLAMRLAAEHGVDVEQGKRMIMNSLGGIPIGRPSTPEEVASLIAFLASDRAGTITGTEYVIDGGTVPTV; this is encoded by the coding sequence GTGAGGCCGTTCCTCACCCTTGAAGGTAAGCGCGCGCTGGTCACCTCCGGCACGCGCGGCGCGGGCGCCGCGACCGTGGCCCTGTTCCGGGAACTGGGCGCCCAGGTCCTGACGACGGCGAGGACACGGCCGGACACGATCCCTGCCTCGGACTTCGTGCGCGCGGACCTCACGCGGGCCGAGGACTGCGAGGCGCTGGTCGCGGCGGTGGCCGAGCGGCTGGGCGGGGTGGACATCATCGTTCACATGCTCGGCGGCTCGTCGGCGCCGGCGGGCGGGTTTGCCGCGCTCGGCGATGACGAATGGCGCAGGGAGCTGGACCTCAACCTGATGCCCGCGGTCCGGCTCGACCGCGGGCTTGTGCCGGGAATGGTGGCGCGCGGGCAGGGCGCGGTCATTCACGTGACGTCGATCCAGCGGGTGTTGCCGCTGCCGGAGGCGACCACGGCCTATGCCGCGGCGAAAGCGGCGCTGTCCACCTACAGCAAGAGCCTGTCGAAAGAGGTCTCGCCGCACGGAGTGCGGGTGGTGAGGGTATCGCCCGGCTGGATCGATACCGAGGCATCCAAGGACCTGGCGATGCGGCTGGCGGCGGAGCACGGCGTGGATGTGGAGCAGGGCAAGCGGATGATCATGAACTCGCTGGGCGGCATCCCGATCGGCCGGCCCTCGACGCCGGAGGAGGTGGCCAGCCTGATCGCGTTCCTCGCGTCCGACCGGGCCGGGACCATCACCGGGACCGAGTATGTGATCGATGGCGGTACGGTGCCGACGGTGTGA
- a CDS encoding glutathione S-transferase, with translation MSDYTLYYWSVPFRGQFVRAVLAHAGKSWNEAGDAAISALMEGELADMPVPFMGPPLLVDNGTGAAIAQMPAILLYLGETLALLPPEPAMRALALKSVCDANDLIDELTLDGGRQMWTPERWRDFVPRLRKWMRLWEDTGRRHGLKPYSGYLLGGAAPGIADIVTATLWSTMTERFPRIGEILDDTAPVTAALTRRVAALPPLADLAEKTRQDYGAAWCGGQIEASLRRVVAS, from the coding sequence ATGTCCGACTATACCCTTTACTACTGGTCCGTGCCGTTTCGCGGCCAGTTCGTGCGCGCCGTGCTCGCCCATGCCGGCAAGAGCTGGAACGAAGCCGGCGACGCGGCGATTTCCGCCCTGATGGAGGGCGAACTGGCCGACATGCCCGTGCCCTTCATGGGACCGCCCCTGCTTGTCGACAACGGGACCGGCGCCGCCATCGCCCAGATGCCTGCCATCCTCCTCTATCTGGGCGAGACGCTGGCCCTCCTGCCTCCCGAGCCTGCCATGCGCGCCCTCGCCCTGAAGAGCGTATGCGATGCCAACGACCTGATCGATGAGCTGACCCTGGACGGCGGCCGTCAGATGTGGACGCCCGAGCGCTGGCGCGACTTCGTGCCGCGCCTGCGGAAATGGATGCGCCTGTGGGAAGACACCGGCCGCCGTCACGGCCTGAAGCCATACAGCGGCTACCTGCTCGGCGGCGCCGCGCCCGGCATCGCCGACATCGTCACCGCCACGCTGTGGTCGACGATGACCGAGCGTTTCCCCCGCATCGGCGAGATTCTCGATGATACCGCCCCGGTGACCGCCGCCCTTACCCGCCGCGTCGCGGCCCTGCCGCCGCTGGCCGATCTGGCCGAAAAGACGCGGCAGGATTACGGCGCGGCGTGGTGCGGCGGGCAGATCGAGGCGTCATTGAGAAGGGTCGTTGCCTCCTAG
- a CDS encoding DNA-binding protein, whose translation MSAFDFDAARRWARLDPSRTLARRPDRELPFIDDADAGGAALLLDTCVYIDQMQDRTPPRIDEVIAVRQVNHSTVAIQELMHTVGVLSPADPRSAAAIAEIRRQIRAMPAHRVFTPDPDVLGRAALLSGMLCRLQGYTADARMRALMDCTLFLQARKLGLAVLTANIGDFDLLLQLVSSGSVLFYRRT comes from the coding sequence GTGTCCGCCTTCGATTTCGATGCCGCCCGACGATGGGCGCGCCTCGATCCGAGCCGAACACTAGCCCGGCGTCCGGATCGGGAACTGCCGTTTATCGATGATGCCGATGCGGGCGGCGCTGCGCTGCTGCTCGACACCTGCGTCTATATCGATCAGATGCAGGACCGCACGCCGCCGCGCATAGACGAGGTCATCGCGGTTCGGCAGGTCAATCACTCCACCGTCGCCATCCAGGAACTGATGCACACGGTCGGTGTCCTGAGTCCCGCTGATCCGCGTAGCGCCGCCGCCATCGCTGAAATAAGGCGGCAGATTCGGGCCATGCCAGCGCACCGAGTCTTTACGCCGGATCCGGACGTGCTGGGCCGCGCTGCGCTGCTATCCGGCATGCTGTGCCGCCTCCAGGGCTATACCGCCGATGCGCGGATGCGCGCACTGATGGACTGCACCTTGTTCCTCCAGGCCCGAAAACTGGGACTTGCCGTGCTGACGGCCAACATCGGCGACTTCGACCTGCTGCTTCAACTCGTGTCCTCCGGCTCTGTCCTGTTCTACCGAAGAACGTAA
- a CDS encoding glutathione S-transferase, protein MKLYHHPLSGHAHRARLFISLLGLPHDLIEVDLAAGAHRTPDFLALNPFGQVPVLDDGGIIIPDSNAILVYLAKKAGRTEWLPDDPQGAAAVQRWLSVAAGEVAYGPAAARLITVFGAAYDADEVIARAHSFLGKLETHLTGRRWLVGEGPTVADIAIYSYVARAPEGNVDLSAYTAVNEFLRRIEGLPGFVPFAQTRAGLAA, encoded by the coding sequence ATGAAGCTCTACCACCACCCCTTGTCGGGCCATGCCCATCGCGCGCGCCTGTTCATCTCGCTTCTGGGGCTGCCTCATGACCTGATCGAGGTCGATCTGGCGGCCGGCGCGCACAGGACGCCCGACTTCCTGGCGCTCAACCCGTTCGGGCAGGTGCCCGTGCTCGATGATGGGGGTATCATCATCCCGGATTCCAACGCGATCCTGGTCTATCTGGCCAAGAAGGCCGGGCGGACGGAATGGCTGCCGGATGACCCGCAAGGCGCCGCCGCGGTTCAGCGCTGGCTGTCCGTCGCGGCGGGCGAAGTGGCCTACGGCCCCGCTGCGGCTCGGCTGATCACGGTGTTCGGCGCCGCTTACGATGCGGATGAGGTCATCGCGCGGGCACATTCTTTCCTGGGCAAGCTGGAGACCCATCTGACGGGGCGACGCTGGCTGGTCGGAGAGGGTCCGACGGTCGCGGACATCGCGATTTACAGCTACGTCGCGCGGGCGCCGGAGGGCAATGTGGACCTTTCGGCCTACACGGCGGTCAATGAATTCCTGCGCCGGATCGAGGGCTTGCCCGGCTTCGTTCCCTTCGCGCAGACACGCGCCGGCCTTGCCGCCTGA
- a CDS encoding LysR family transcriptional regulator has protein sequence MDRWQAMRIFVKVAETESFAEAARQLHMSAPAVTRAVAALEDLIGARLFVRTTRSVKLTEPGRRYLDDCRRILADIIEAEAAAAGSYATPSGTLSVTASVMFGQMYVLPIMHEFLATYPSVSGRLLFVDRPVNLVEEGIDVAIRIGHLADSGFAAIKVGSVRRVVCGAPAYFETHGIPLVPADLRHHRIVASTSAWASPAWRFARDQRVTVDSWLQCNTNDAAIATAMAGSGLTRVLHYQIGPALLDGRLRIVLAEHEDAPLPIHVLHPEGRQAPAKVRAFADLAVARLRENRLFNA, from the coding sequence ATGGATCGCTGGCAGGCCATGCGGATTTTCGTGAAGGTGGCGGAGACGGAGAGTTTTGCCGAAGCCGCCCGCCAGCTTCACATGAGCGCGCCTGCGGTTACCCGCGCGGTGGCGGCCCTCGAGGATCTGATCGGCGCGCGTCTGTTCGTGCGCACCACGCGCTCGGTAAAGCTCACGGAGCCGGGGAGACGCTACCTGGACGACTGTCGGCGTATTCTGGCCGACATTATCGAGGCCGAAGCCGCGGCGGCCGGCTCCTATGCCACGCCGTCCGGAACGCTGTCCGTCACGGCCTCCGTCATGTTCGGGCAGATGTACGTCCTGCCGATCATGCACGAGTTCCTCGCAACCTATCCCTCTGTCTCCGGCAGGCTGCTGTTCGTCGATCGGCCGGTAAACCTGGTCGAGGAGGGCATCGATGTGGCGATCCGCATCGGCCACCTGGCTGATTCCGGGTTCGCCGCCATCAAGGTGGGCTCGGTCCGCCGTGTGGTCTGCGGCGCCCCAGCCTATTTCGAGACCCATGGCATCCCGCTCGTGCCCGCCGACCTCAGGCATCATCGGATCGTCGCCTCGACCAGCGCCTGGGCGTCACCGGCGTGGAGATTCGCACGCGATCAGCGCGTGACGGTCGACAGCTGGCTGCAATGCAACACCAACGATGCCGCGATCGCGACGGCCATGGCCGGCTCGGGATTGACGCGCGTGCTTCACTATCAGATCGGTCCCGCCTTGCTCGACGGCAGGCTGCGGATCGTCCTCGCCGAGCACGAGGACGCGCCGCTGCCGATCCATGTCCTGCATCCCGAGGGCCGTCAGGCGCCGGCGAAGGTGCGGGCCTTCGCCGATCTCGCGGTGGCGCGCCTGCGGGAGAACCGGCTGTTCAACGCCTGA
- a CDS encoding acyl-CoA dehydrogenase family protein, with protein sequence MMNTEILDRQREISKTPMLQRIAGIRDKLAAAGDEAQRLRHLPAWASKEMAEIGLYRYVLPDELGGEDLRARQQIEIIEAVSAIDGSVGWCTQISSEINALVIRQMPPAFAERIFDDWYALVCSGHGPANGPNPGRRARREGDGWRLNYQGSFASGSQNATWNFLMGSMCTDEDTGKTAEASFMVPKGEFEIIDTWDTSGMRGSGSHDVRMENCYVPPDRLLPGRSLAPSEIWDNPTYRNPTHAIYNKAAVALGVCRGAIDNFIDLAMGKVPWGLSTTLKDQAVVQYRVGEAQAKLMAVRAFVMETQDRLEEHLGPLPAKGGRLQPDWEYFWPALLACAHAAQTCREVVGVINNTAGTTGCRMDSPLERQLRDAQQAANHALISYRHYEQLGKTFLGHEPAAMYLELCRPVDA encoded by the coding sequence ATGATGAACACCGAGATTCTGGACCGCCAGAGAGAGATTTCCAAAACACCCATGCTGCAGCGGATCGCCGGCATCAGGGACAAGCTCGCGGCGGCTGGCGACGAGGCGCAGCGCCTGCGCCATCTGCCCGCCTGGGCATCGAAGGAAATGGCCGAGATCGGTCTGTATCGCTACGTGCTGCCGGACGAGCTGGGCGGCGAGGACCTGCGGGCGCGCCAGCAGATCGAGATCATTGAGGCGGTCTCGGCCATCGACGGCTCTGTCGGTTGGTGCACCCAGATCTCGTCCGAGATCAACGCGCTGGTCATCCGCCAGATGCCGCCCGCCTTCGCCGAGCGCATCTTCGACGACTGGTATGCGCTGGTCTGCTCCGGCCACGGCCCGGCCAACGGCCCCAATCCCGGCCGGCGCGCCCGGCGCGAGGGCGATGGCTGGCGCCTGAACTATCAGGGCAGCTTCGCCAGCGGCTCGCAGAATGCCACCTGGAACTTCCTCATGGGCTCCATGTGCACCGACGAGGACACGGGTAAGACCGCCGAAGCCTCGTTCATGGTGCCCAAAGGCGAGTTCGAGATCATCGACACCTGGGACACCTCCGGCATGCGCGGCTCGGGCAGCCACGACGTGCGCATGGAAAACTGCTACGTGCCGCCCGATCGCCTGTTGCCGGGCCGCTCGCTGGCGCCCAGCGAGATCTGGGACAACCCGACCTACCGGAATCCGACCCACGCCATCTACAACAAGGCGGCCGTCGCGCTCGGCGTGTGCCGGGGCGCCATCGACAATTTCATCGATCTCGCCATGGGCAAGGTGCCGTGGGGCTTGAGCACGACGCTCAAGGACCAGGCTGTCGTCCAGTACCGCGTCGGCGAGGCGCAGGCCAAGCTGATGGCGGTGCGCGCCTTCGTCATGGAGACGCAGGACCGGCTGGAGGAGCATCTTGGCCCGCTGCCCGCGAAGGGCGGCCGGCTGCAGCCCGACTGGGAATATTTCTGGCCCGCCCTGCTCGCCTGCGCTCATGCCGCGCAGACCTGCCGGGAAGTGGTCGGCGTCATCAACAACACGGCCGGCACTACCGGATGCCGCATGGACAGCCCGCTCGAGCGTCAGCTGCGCGACGCCCAGCAGGCGGCGAACCACGCGCTGATCTCCTACCGGCACTACGAACAGCTGGGCAAGACCTTCCTGGGCCATGAACCTGCGGCCATGTACCTGGAGTTGTGCCGGCCCGTCGATGCGTGA